The following DNA comes from Chitinivorax sp. B.
CCTGACCGAGCGTCAGAAGGAACTGCTGCGTGAGTTGGAAGCGATCTCGCAGGGAGATTCGGAAACACACAATCCACGTGCCAAGTCGTGGATGAACAAGGTTAAGGAATTCTTCAGCTGAGTTTACCTGACACTGAGTGTGACAAAGGCCCATTTCTGGGCCTTTGTTGTTTTAGGGTGGATGGCATTGTTCGCCGCCTACCTACTCTTCATCGACTTTCAGCATGGCATCTGCCTCAATAACGGGTAGATAGCGGTGAAAAATCCTTTACAGCGTGCCATCCTGTTGCATCTGCGGGATCAGCTTTTTCCATTCCTGCGCCTAGGTGTCACTGAAGTGTTGTTGGGCTAATGCAAGACCCGATGGCAATGGTTTTTCATTCGGTAGCACATCCAGAATACGCACCGCAACAGTTAATCCTGTCTCACTTAGATAGCGAACATAGCTTGTGAGTGTAGCGAACAATCCATCGATACAGCGTAAGGCCAGCCGTTTATATAAATGTAGCTAATGTGATCCTGTCTTGTTGGGCTTTTCCTGAATGGGATCAAAGTGATCTGCACACCAGCAAATAATTGTCGATGGCGCCTACTGTGACGTGACGCCGGTCGATAGTATCAACCGTAGCGGCGTTGGATGATCTGAAAAATATACTGTTGTCATGATTGAGCAAGATGGGCTATGCTTCGGCTAATACGTTTGTGGTAAAATATCCCACATATTGATTGATGGAGTGAGCTGAATCATGTCCAGTTACGACGAACACTATGCAGTAGAGCCGGCATTGTTCGGCATGCCCTATCCTGAATTCGCCAAATTGGTAGCTACTTTCCCACCGACAGGGAATGCGCTGGATCTGGGGTGCGGACAAGGTAGAGACGCGTTGTTACTGGCACGACATGGTTTGCAGGTGACTGCAATGGACACTTCTGCCGTGGGTGTGGCGCAGATGGTGTCCCAAGCAATGGAACAAGGTTTGCAGGTGCGAGGGATGGTCGGTGACGCTTTTGATTTTCTGCCACCACAGAGCTATGACGTGATTGTACTGAACGGCATACTTCATTTTGGCGAAGATTGGGAGCGTGAGTTGGAGCTGCTGGAACGGCTGGTCTGGCATACTCGGGCTGGTGGGCATCTATGCCTGTTCATGCATCGGGTGACGGCAAATGAACGGCGTTTGCGAAACTTTTACCGCCAACTGGGTGACGGCTGGCGGATCGTGAATCAGTCATACATCGATTTTGTTTATCAAGAGCAATCAACCCAATACCAATCCAATATCGAACTGTTCATGTTCGTTATCCAGCGTAATCCAGTCACAGTATGACCGGTTATCAGTCGATCCGTTCGCGAGCAGCGCTTGACCTTCGATCCTGAGGTCTCTGGATCGGGTTTTTGTGCTGGCGACACCCATCATGCAGGTTATACCGCAGCGCCTGGATGCTACTCAGGCGCTGAAGGACTTGAGTTTATCGCCGTCGAACCTGCTGTGAATGGTTGAAAGCCACGATGCCAAACGTAGGCAGTCAGATATCGGGCACTAGCTGGTCAATCATTCAGCAACGTTTCCCAGCCTCGCATCTGTTCGCAAACCTCAGGTAATTCTTCGAAGATCCGCTCGACAGGTAAGCCAAGCCGTTGTGCGACGACTGTTGGAAAATTTGACCGCAATTCTGCAGTATCGGTATCGCTGAGTACGCCGTGCATCAGATATTCCGCGATATGTACCAGGCCGGCCAATGCTGAGAAGGGTTCACCATCCATCGGGGCTGCGTGCATACGAATGGCTGCCTGGATATGATCAGGGAAATTCCAGCGTCGGGCCAGTTCGGCACCGACTTCGGCGTGATCGAAGCCAAAAGTATTCTGTTCACACTGAATGCGGTTGGCGCCTCCTTTCACCAAACGATCGATATCGGATTCATCCTTTGGGTTGGCCAGCCGCATCAGTAGCTGGCCAATGGTGTGCATCAAGCCGGCAGTAAAAGCAACTTCTCCGTTCAGCTTGGCCAATTTGGCCAACCATTTCGATAAGTTGCCGACAGATAGATTGCCGATCCAGTACTGTTTGCTGTCGAAATTCGCAATACGAACCTTCATGCCTGCCAAGCCCGATGCAATCACCAAAGTACGTAGCTTGTCGAACCCGAGTACCACCACGGCGTCCTCGATTGAGCCGATTTGCCGCGGCGCACCAAAGTGGGCTGTGTTGGCAAGGCGCAGTACTTTGGCGGAGATGGTCTGGTCCCGGCTGATGGTTTTGGCCAACTGGTCGATATCCAGATCTTCCTTGTCAAAGCTGGCAATGAGTTCTTGTACCACGCTGGGAATGGTTGGCATTTCATGAAGGTGATCGAATACGGCGTCCATTTTCATGATGGGCGTCTCCTGATTGGCAATGAGATGGACAAGTTTTCAGCATAGACGACCCATCGCTGAAAATCGTCAAGGTCTGTGCAATTGGTCAGCTGCCCATAACCAGTTCTACAAAAAAGCCACCTTCTTGCAGTGCGGATGGTCCGCAGTCTGGATGGCGGTCATGCAAAAGGGCAGATGTGTGATTACTCGGAAGTCATGGCTTGGTGGTGTGTCTGGCAGGTGAAACTTGTGTCAACAGCACCTATGATTTGGAGTAAGATTCGCGCCTTTATTTGCTCCGCAGGATACCGATCATCATGCAACGCGTCGTCATCAGTGGCACAGGCCTTCATATTCCGCCTTTTCAAGTGACCAATGAAGAATTGGTGGCTGCTTTCAACGAATATGCACGTCGCTTCAATGAGGCGAATCGGGAAAAGATCGAAGCAGGTACGCTGGTGGCCATGGAGCCGTCCAGTGTGGAATTCATCGAAAAGGCATCCGGCATCAAGCGACGCTATGTAGTTGAGAAAGCAGGTGTTCTGGATCCGGAACGCATGTATCCACATGTGCCGGAGCGTAGCAATGATGTGTTGTCTTTGCAGGCCGAGATGGCAGTGGCAGCCGCCAAACAGGCGCTGGAGCATGCCGGCAAGGCCCCGCAGGATATCGATGCCGTGATCGTCGCGTGTTCCAATATGCAGCGGGCTTATCCCGCCATGGCAATCGAAGTGCAGAACGCCTTGGGTTGTGGGGGGTATGCATTTGATATGAATGTGGCGTGTTCGTCAGCCACCTTTGGTATCGAGCAGGCTACCAATGCCATCAAATCGGGTACTGCCCGGGCGGTATTGGTCATCAACCCGGAGATTTGTTCCGCACATCTGGAGTTCCGTGATCGCGATTGCCATTTCATCTTCGGTGATGTTTGCACCGCAATGGTGGTTGAGGCGGAGCATACAGCCTGTCCTGGCAGTTTCGAGATTCTGGGCACTAGGCTGGCTACCCAGTTCTCCAACAACATTCGTAACAACTTCGGCTTCATGAATCGATTTGACGAATCGGGAATCGGTGCACGTGACAAGTTGTTCATGCAGGAAGGTCGCAAGGTATTTAAAGAAGTCTGTCCAATGGTGGCTGATCATATCGGCGGGCATCTAGGTACGCTGGAACTGGCACCAACCGACGTCAAGCGATACTGGTTGCATCAGGCAAATCTGAGCATGAACCAACTGATTGTCCGCAAATTGTTGGGGCGAGACGCGACTGAGCAAGAGGCACCAGTGATCCTCGATGAATTCGCCAATACGAGCTCGGCGGGTTCCATCATCGCTTTCCATCGCCATCATGAGGACCTGCAGCCGGGTGAGGTGGGCGTGATTTCATCATTCGGAGCGGGATACTCGGTGGGTAGTGTCGTACTTCGCCGTTTATGACATAT
Coding sequences within:
- a CDS encoding class I SAM-dependent methyltransferase, whose translation is MSSYDEHYAVEPALFGMPYPEFAKLVATFPPTGNALDLGCGQGRDALLLARHGLQVTAMDTSAVGVAQMVSQAMEQGLQVRGMVGDAFDFLPPQSYDVIVLNGILHFGEDWERELELLERLVWHTRAGGHLCLFMHRVTANERRLRNFYRQLGDGWRIVNQSYIDFVYQEQSTQYQSNIELFMFVIQRNPVTV
- a CDS encoding HDOD domain-containing protein; this encodes MKMDAVFDHLHEMPTIPSVVQELIASFDKEDLDIDQLAKTISRDQTISAKVLRLANTAHFGAPRQIGSIEDAVVVLGFDKLRTLVIASGLAGMKVRIANFDSKQYWIGNLSVGNLSKWLAKLAKLNGEVAFTAGLMHTIGQLLMRLANPKDESDIDRLVKGGANRIQCEQNTFGFDHAEVGAELARRWNFPDHIQAAIRMHAAPMDGEPFSALAGLVHIAEYLMHGVLSDTDTAELRSNFPTVVAQRLGLPVERIFEELPEVCEQMRGWETLLND
- a CDS encoding beta-ketoacyl-ACP synthase III encodes the protein MQRVVISGTGLHIPPFQVTNEELVAAFNEYARRFNEANREKIEAGTLVAMEPSSVEFIEKASGIKRRYVVEKAGVLDPERMYPHVPERSNDVLSLQAEMAVAAAKQALEHAGKAPQDIDAVIVACSNMQRAYPAMAIEVQNALGCGGYAFDMNVACSSATFGIEQATNAIKSGTARAVLVINPEICSAHLEFRDRDCHFIFGDVCTAMVVEAEHTACPGSFEILGTRLATQFSNNIRNNFGFMNRFDESGIGARDKLFMQEGRKVFKEVCPMVADHIGGHLGTLELAPTDVKRYWLHQANLSMNQLIVRKLLGRDATEQEAPVILDEFANTSSAGSIIAFHRHHEDLQPGEVGVISSFGAGYSVGSVVLRRL